A window of the Constrictibacter sp. MBR-5 genome harbors these coding sequences:
- a CDS encoding hydantoinase B/oxoprolinase family protein codes for MSGSGEPAFDPVLFAIVQKQLDHITLHMGRVMTRTARSPIFSQSHDFSCFLCSSTGQLLAQADGIPAHTGGGAFAARAVLKDFAGRIFEEDVFILSDPYVAGGNHLPDWTIIRPVFLDGVLTAFACNRAHQSDIGGGAAGTYNAAATEIFHEGIRLPVMKLIDRGRIRTDYWRLLLLNSRCPDLMEGDLGAMIGSTRIGAERVQAILEDLGGARAAAYFDAVLDYAERAMRAEIAKLPDGVYYGEDVSDTDCFEIVDVVHTVKLTIAGDTLHFDFTGSSPQIKGFKNSCMPQTHSAVYLAVSSFFRSDMPRNEGSYRPVSIVAPPGTVVNALPPAPVTMNTVYPTQDIANACWKALAQAMPERACAGWGKVSYGVSAGNAPDGRVFVMYHWHASPGGGAVLGRDGFECSGQFTTLGGLTLPNVELYEQTYPVRIDRQELRCDAGGPGQYRGGASVDYEAEIFVPTQHSIRAEGIGKPTGFGTNGGMEGAKGSLRVAENGGPFEAMPHYDVRYVGPMRAIVEGTAGGGYGDPKLREPSAVLRDVRGGLVSLAAARDIYGVAIAADGRSVDMAATKELRA; via the coding sequence ATGAGCGGGAGCGGCGAACCGGCCTTCGACCCGGTCCTCTTCGCGATCGTCCAGAAGCAGCTCGACCACATCACCCTGCACATGGGCCGGGTGATGACGCGGACGGCGCGCAGCCCGATCTTCAGCCAGAGCCACGACTTCTCCTGTTTCCTCTGTTCGTCGACCGGCCAGCTTCTGGCCCAGGCGGACGGCATCCCGGCGCACACCGGCGGCGGCGCTTTCGCGGCGCGAGCCGTGCTGAAGGATTTCGCCGGCCGGATCTTCGAGGAGGACGTCTTCATCCTCAGCGATCCCTATGTCGCCGGCGGCAACCACCTGCCCGACTGGACGATCATCCGGCCCGTCTTCCTCGACGGCGTGCTGACCGCCTTCGCCTGCAACCGCGCGCACCAGTCCGACATCGGCGGCGGCGCGGCCGGCACCTACAACGCGGCGGCGACGGAAATCTTCCACGAAGGCATACGCCTGCCGGTGATGAAGCTGATCGACCGCGGCCGGATACGCACCGACTATTGGCGCCTGCTACTGCTCAACTCGCGCTGTCCCGACCTGATGGAGGGCGACCTCGGCGCGATGATCGGCTCGACGCGCATCGGTGCCGAGCGGGTCCAGGCGATCCTCGAAGACCTGGGCGGCGCGCGGGCGGCCGCCTATTTCGACGCCGTGCTCGACTATGCCGAGCGGGCGATGCGCGCCGAGATCGCGAAGCTGCCCGACGGCGTCTATTACGGCGAGGACGTCAGCGACACAGACTGTTTCGAGATCGTCGACGTCGTCCACACGGTGAAGCTGACCATCGCCGGCGACACGCTGCACTTCGATTTCACCGGCTCGTCGCCGCAGATCAAGGGGTTCAAGAACTCCTGCATGCCGCAGACGCACTCCGCGGTCTATCTCGCGGTGTCGTCCTTCTTCCGCAGCGACATGCCGCGCAACGAGGGCAGCTATCGTCCCGTGTCGATCGTGGCGCCGCCGGGCACCGTGGTGAACGCCCTGCCGCCGGCGCCGGTGACGATGAACACCGTCTACCCGACCCAGGACATCGCCAACGCCTGCTGGAAGGCGCTCGCCCAGGCGATGCCGGAGCGCGCCTGCGCCGGCTGGGGCAAGGTCTCCTACGGCGTCTCGGCCGGCAACGCGCCCGACGGCCGCGTCTTCGTCATGTATCACTGGCACGCCTCGCCCGGCGGCGGTGCGGTGCTCGGCCGCGACGGTTTCGAATGTTCCGGCCAGTTCACGACGCTGGGCGGCCTGACGCTGCCGAACGTCGAGCTCTACGAGCAGACCTATCCGGTGCGCATCGACAGACAGGAACTGCGCTGCGACGCGGGCGGCCCCGGCCAGTATCGCGGCGGCGCCTCTGTCGACTACGAGGCTGAGATCTTCGTGCCGACCCAGCATTCGATCCGCGCCGAGGGCATCGGCAAACCCACGGGCTTCGGCACCAACGGCGGCATGGAGGGCGCCAAGGGGTCGCTCCGCGTCGCCGAGAACGGCGGCCCGTTCGAAGCGATGCCGCATTACGACGTGCGCTATGTCGGCCCGATGCGCGCCATCGTCGAAGGGACCGCCGGCGGCGGCTATGGCGACCCGAAGCTGCGCGAACCCTCGGCCGTGCTGCGCGACGTGCGCGGCGGCCTCGTCAGTCTCGCCGCCGCGCGGGACATCTACGGTGTGGCGATCGCCGCGGACGGCCGATCCGTCGACATGGCGGCGACCAAGGAGCTGCGCGCATGA
- a CDS encoding hydantoinase/oxoprolinase family protein encodes MLTPPFRIGVDVGGTFTDLVLVDAVGTVRAFKAPSVPGNPTEGVLAAVALAAQAVGRDAAGLLADTSLFVHGSTIATNTLLEKKGASVGLLTTAGFRDSLEIRRGIREDVWDHRAPYPDVLVPRYLRLPVGERIAADGSVMTPLDPATVAAAVAVFAEEKVEAVAIALLHAYRNPAHEQAVKRLVEQSLPGVWVTCSSEVAPVIGEYERTSTAVVNAYVAPRVVPYLNALDERLTALGLPNGLLLVQSNGGAISVKEIGHTPVQLILSGPAAGVGSLRFFGRDTGSANLVAIEVGGTSCDVTLMQDDAVGMADQLVVDGYHLAIPAVEIHTVGAGGGTIARVDSAGLMHAGPQGAGARPGPAAYGLGGDKPTVTDAQLVLGRLKPGPYAGGAISLDLDKATAAIRTHVAEPLGISVADAAAGIIKLVEQNILHAVERVSIERGYNPRLFTLVAAGGAGPLHGAPAAKALGCAGLYVPRLAGVFCAFGMCNADIRHDYLRSWLHDLDDPEASGRYAIDTAFGELEAGAAAVLAREGFAGAAATYVRGYDLRYVGQQWTVAVDCESSDPAAVRAAFETVYRRLYGYVQPGGQIEIVNLRLAGIGRLPALTLEPPAGSTAAPQPVARRAVWIDEATGFADVAIYDGTVLRPGQSFVGPAIVEEATTTILVGTGDTLTVTGADNYLVTLAQGGAA; translated from the coding sequence ATGCTCACACCGCCTTTCCGGATCGGCGTCGATGTCGGCGGCACCTTCACCGACCTGGTCCTGGTCGACGCCGTCGGAACAGTGCGGGCCTTCAAGGCACCCTCGGTGCCCGGCAACCCGACCGAGGGCGTGCTCGCCGCCGTGGCCCTGGCGGCCCAGGCGGTGGGTCGGGACGCCGCCGGCCTCCTCGCCGACACCAGCCTGTTCGTGCACGGCTCGACCATCGCCACCAACACGCTGCTGGAGAAGAAGGGCGCCTCGGTCGGCCTGCTGACCACCGCGGGCTTCCGCGATTCCCTGGAGATCCGCCGCGGCATCCGCGAGGATGTCTGGGATCATCGCGCGCCCTATCCGGACGTGCTGGTGCCGCGCTATCTGCGCCTGCCGGTCGGCGAGCGGATCGCGGCCGACGGCAGCGTCATGACGCCGCTCGATCCGGCGACGGTCGCCGCGGCCGTCGCCGTCTTCGCCGAGGAAAAGGTCGAGGCGGTGGCGATCGCGCTGCTGCACGCCTATCGCAACCCGGCACACGAACAGGCCGTGAAACGGCTGGTCGAGCAGTCGCTGCCCGGCGTCTGGGTCACCTGTTCGTCCGAGGTGGCGCCGGTCATCGGCGAGTACGAGCGTACCTCGACCGCCGTCGTGAACGCCTATGTGGCGCCGCGCGTCGTGCCGTATCTCAATGCCCTCGACGAGCGCCTGACCGCCCTCGGCCTGCCGAACGGCCTGCTGCTGGTCCAGTCGAACGGCGGCGCGATCTCGGTGAAGGAGATCGGCCATACGCCGGTTCAGCTGATCCTGTCCGGTCCCGCCGCCGGTGTCGGCTCGCTGCGCTTCTTCGGCCGCGACACCGGCTCGGCCAACCTCGTCGCGATCGAGGTGGGCGGCACCAGCTGCGACGTCACCCTGATGCAGGACGATGCGGTCGGCATGGCTGACCAGCTCGTGGTCGACGGCTACCATCTCGCCATTCCGGCGGTGGAGATCCACACCGTCGGCGCCGGCGGCGGCACCATCGCCCGCGTCGACTCCGCCGGGCTGATGCACGCCGGCCCGCAGGGTGCGGGCGCCCGGCCCGGCCCCGCCGCCTACGGCCTCGGCGGCGACAAGCCGACGGTCACCGATGCCCAGCTCGTGCTCGGCCGCCTGAAGCCCGGCCCCTATGCCGGCGGCGCCATCTCGCTCGACCTCGACAAGGCGACGGCAGCGATCCGCACCCACGTCGCTGAACCGCTCGGCATCTCGGTGGCCGACGCCGCGGCCGGCATCATCAAGCTGGTCGAGCAGAACATCCTGCACGCCGTCGAGCGCGTCTCCATCGAGCGCGGCTACAATCCGCGCCTCTTCACCCTGGTCGCCGCGGGCGGCGCCGGACCGCTGCACGGCGCGCCGGCGGCGAAGGCGCTCGGCTGCGCCGGCCTCTACGTGCCGCGGCTGGCCGGTGTCTTCTGCGCCTTCGGCATGTGCAACGCCGACATCAGGCACGACTATCTCCGCTCCTGGCTGCACGACCTCGACGATCCCGAGGCATCCGGCCGCTACGCCATCGACACGGCGTTCGGCGAATTGGAGGCGGGTGCGGCGGCGGTACTCGCCCGCGAGGGCTTCGCCGGTGCGGCCGCCACCTATGTCCGCGGCTACGACCTGCGCTATGTCGGCCAGCAGTGGACGGTCGCCGTCGACTGCGAGTCGAGCGATCCGGCCGCCGTCCGCGCCGCCTTCGAGACGGTCTATCGCCGCCTCTACGGTTACGTGCAGCCGGGCGGCCAGATCGAGATCGTGAACCTGCGCCTCGCCGGCATCGGCCGCCTGCCGGCGCTCACGCTGGAGCCGCCTGCCGGCTCGACCGCGGCGCCGCAGCCAGTCGCCCGTCGCGCCGTGTGGATCGACGAGGCGACCGGCTTCGCCGACGTCGCCATCTACGACGGCACCGTCCTGCGGCCCGGCCAGAGCTTCGTCGGCCCCGCCATCGTCGAGGAAGCGACGACCACCATCCTGGTCGGCACCGGCGATACGCTGACGGTGACCGGCGCCGACAACTATCTGGTCACCCTCGCCCAGGGAGGCGCCGCATGA
- a CDS encoding GntR family transcriptional regulator, which yields MLTDTAPAPAAEAGPLSVIDRADTLAEQVYEQLRRSLLTGALRSGQRMTIRALAASMGVSATPVREALGRLVAEGALAFGPNRTVHVPVLTPAQASEIYEIRILLEGMLAEAASRRIPAEMLPELSVIADRHDAALDVEDYATSTRMVFEFKFMIYRSAALPIALKLVEGLWLRTAPHIHLMYPVSRETRVGVRCHRDAVSALRAGDAPGVRVAMQRDLIEHRLVLLDALARVSGGE from the coding sequence GTGCTCACCGACACCGCGCCGGCACCCGCAGCGGAAGCCGGGCCGCTCTCGGTCATCGACCGGGCCGACACGCTGGCCGAACAGGTCTACGAACAGCTGCGCCGATCGCTTCTGACGGGTGCCCTGCGCAGCGGCCAGCGGATGACCATACGGGCGCTGGCGGCATCCATGGGCGTCAGTGCCACGCCGGTGCGCGAGGCGCTCGGCCGATTGGTCGCCGAGGGCGCGCTGGCCTTCGGGCCGAACCGCACGGTGCACGTTCCGGTACTGACGCCGGCGCAGGCGAGCGAGATCTACGAGATCCGGATCCTGCTGGAAGGCATGCTGGCCGAGGCGGCATCGCGGCGCATTCCGGCGGAAATGCTGCCCGAACTATCGGTGATCGCCGACCGGCACGATGCGGCCCTGGACGTCGAGGACTATGCCACCAGCACCCGGATGGTGTTCGAGTTCAAGTTCATGATCTATCGGTCGGCCGCCCTGCCGATCGCCCTGAAACTGGTCGAGGGTCTGTGGCTGCGCACGGCGCCGCACATCCATCTCATGTATCCGGTGTCGCGGGAGACCCGCGTCGGCGTGCGCTGTCACCGCGACGCGGTCTCCGCCCTGCGCGCCGGCGACGCGCCCGGCGTGCGCGTCGCGATGCAGCGCGACCTCATCGAGCATCGGCTCGTCCTGCTCGACGCGCTGGCCCGGGTCTCCGGCGGCGAGTGA
- a CDS encoding aspartate aminotransferase family protein encodes MDMPAPEPLRRNSTAGSDALFARALKVMPGGSTRAASFFDPHPPYAAGGAGARITDVDGNVYLDFSNNFFSQIHGHAHPEIVAAIIGQVKSGTSFPLPTETEVLLAEEICGRSPALEAIRFANSGTEGVMAAIKAARAFTGRPAIAKIEGAYHGSYDHVEISLDGAPANWGTAGAPARIAYARGTPDAVVADTVVVPFDDAEACRRILEANADRLAAVLLDVQPSRVGMIPASQAFVDTLRTVTRELGILLIVDEVVTYRLSYGGAHPLWDLQPDLVALGKVIGGGMPIGAVAGRRDVMSVFDSRGRKPDVAQGGTFTANPLTMIAGLTALRLLDRAAIARINALGDRLRAGIAAQAAACGVPVQVTGLGSFFRIHLTDAPITGYRSAFPSDETKRRVATLHRTLLDQGFLVTPNVSGTLSTPMTDADIDAFIQAIGQILPTL; translated from the coding sequence ATGGACATGCCGGCCCCCGAGCCCCTGCGACGCAATTCGACCGCAGGTTCCGACGCCCTCTTCGCGCGAGCGCTCAAGGTCATGCCGGGCGGCAGCACCCGCGCCGCGTCCTTCTTCGATCCGCATCCTCCCTACGCCGCGGGCGGCGCGGGGGCACGGATCACCGACGTCGACGGCAACGTCTATCTCGACTTCTCCAACAACTTCTTCTCCCAGATCCACGGCCATGCCCACCCTGAAATCGTCGCCGCCATTATCGGGCAGGTGAAGTCCGGCACCTCCTTTCCGCTGCCGACCGAGACCGAGGTGCTGCTGGCGGAGGAGATCTGCGGACGGTCGCCGGCCCTGGAGGCGATCCGCTTCGCCAACAGCGGCACCGAAGGTGTCATGGCGGCGATCAAGGCGGCGCGTGCCTTCACCGGCCGGCCGGCCATCGCCAAGATCGAAGGCGCCTATCACGGCTCCTACGACCATGTGGAGATCAGTCTCGACGGCGCACCGGCGAACTGGGGTACGGCCGGCGCGCCGGCGCGGATCGCCTATGCGCGCGGCACGCCCGATGCGGTTGTCGCCGATACCGTGGTCGTCCCCTTCGACGACGCCGAGGCCTGCCGGCGCATCCTCGAGGCGAATGCCGACCGGCTGGCCGCGGTGCTGCTGGACGTGCAGCCGTCGCGCGTCGGCATGATCCCGGCGTCGCAGGCCTTCGTCGACACGCTGCGCACCGTGACGCGGGAACTGGGCATCCTGCTGATCGTCGACGAGGTGGTGACCTACCGCCTCAGCTATGGCGGGGCGCACCCGCTCTGGGATCTGCAGCCCGACCTCGTCGCCCTGGGCAAGGTGATCGGCGGCGGCATGCCGATCGGTGCGGTCGCCGGCCGGCGCGACGTGATGTCGGTCTTCGATTCGCGCGGCCGCAAGCCCGACGTGGCGCAGGGCGGAACGTTTACAGCCAATCCGCTGACCATGATCGCCGGGCTGACCGCGCTCCGTCTCCTCGACCGCGCGGCGATCGCCAGGATCAACGCACTCGGCGACCGCCTGCGCGCGGGGATCGCGGCGCAGGCCGCCGCCTGCGGCGTACCGGTACAGGTGACGGGCCTCGGCTCGTTCTTCCGCATCCACCTGACGGACGCGCCGATCACCGGCTACCGATCCGCCTTCCCCTCGGACGAGACCAAGCGCCGCGTCGCGACACTGCACCGGACGCTCCTCGACCAGGGCTTCCTGGTCACGCCGAACGTCTCCGGCACGCTCTCCACGCCGATGACGGACGCAGACATCGACGCCTTCATTCAGGCCATCGGCCAGATACTGCCGACGCTCTGA
- the dctP gene encoding TRAP transporter substrate-binding protein DctP, with product MVKWRKLGRAAGVALAGYLALGAVSGAALAQKTLNWRMQSNLSAGEPGYEAAKAMFVDRLSVISGGRIKIQMHPTGALFPIGQSLEAIGGGITEIGMAAGGYFVGKMGPIAALEMGTPGAERTPIERYNFFYERGFIDIVREAYAKYGIYYLGPNLAPQWDIIARKPIRSMKDFEGLKIRATGIESPWYQSMGAAPVNLSGAEIYTALATNVVDAVRWGSPSVHLALGMPEVGKFYIEPSPMPAANNNILINKRAWDGLPDDLKAMLDWACKMASLDYLARGAMADGAARAKMKDEMGVEFVRIPPEEWAAMEKKAQEIWSGYTDKDPLSGKAVALLKGYLADLGR from the coding sequence ATGGTCAAGTGGCGGAAGTTGGGTCGCGCGGCGGGCGTGGCGCTCGCCGGTTATCTCGCCCTCGGGGCGGTTTCGGGTGCGGCGCTGGCCCAGAAGACCCTGAACTGGCGGATGCAGAGCAACCTGTCCGCCGGCGAGCCGGGCTACGAGGCGGCGAAGGCGATGTTCGTCGACCGGCTCTCGGTGATCAGCGGCGGCCGCATCAAGATCCAGATGCACCCGACGGGCGCGCTCTTCCCGATCGGCCAGTCGCTCGAGGCGATCGGCGGCGGCATCACCGAGATCGGCATGGCCGCGGGCGGATATTTCGTCGGCAAGATGGGACCGATCGCGGCCCTGGAAATGGGCACGCCCGGCGCCGAGCGGACGCCGATCGAACGCTACAACTTCTTCTACGAGAGGGGCTTCATCGACATCGTCCGCGAGGCCTACGCCAAGTACGGCATCTACTATCTCGGCCCGAATCTCGCCCCGCAGTGGGACATCATCGCGCGCAAGCCGATCCGGTCGATGAAGGATTTCGAAGGCCTGAAGATCCGCGCGACCGGCATCGAATCGCCCTGGTACCAGTCCATGGGTGCGGCACCGGTCAATCTCAGCGGTGCGGAGATCTATACCGCGCTCGCGACCAACGTCGTCGACGCCGTGCGCTGGGGCAGCCCGTCGGTGCATCTCGCCCTCGGCATGCCTGAAGTCGGCAAGTTCTACATCGAGCCGTCGCCGATGCCGGCCGCCAACAACAACATCCTGATCAACAAGCGGGCGTGGGACGGCCTGCCCGACGACCTGAAGGCGATGCTCGACTGGGCCTGCAAGATGGCCTCGCTCGACTATCTGGCACGCGGCGCCATGGCCGACGGTGCGGCGCGCGCGAAGATGAAGGACGAGATGGGCGTCGAGTTCGTCCGCATCCCGCCCGAAGAGTGGGCGGCGATGGAGAAGAAGGCCCAGGAGATCTGGTCCGGCTACACCGACAAGGACCCGCTCTCCGGCAAGGCGGTGGCGCTGCTGAAGGGCTACCTCGCCGATCTCGGTCGCTGA
- a CDS encoding TRAP transporter small permease subunit: MLALVGWIDALGAWLGRAVSYLVFGMIGVIMYEIVARYFFNAPTFWGQDVSGWLQVAYVFLGGAYALQKGYFVRVDMVFERFSPKTQAVIDLTLSTVLFCCFATVMIWRGWDLAVQSWDMAETSATGGWNGRVWPAKFLVPIGVALLALAWFAHLVRRVQTAFGAGDAS; this comes from the coding sequence ATGCTCGCCCTCGTCGGCTGGATCGACGCTCTCGGCGCGTGGCTCGGCCGCGCCGTGTCCTACCTGGTCTTCGGCATGATCGGAGTGATCATGTACGAGATCGTGGCCCGCTACTTCTTCAACGCGCCGACCTTCTGGGGCCAGGACGTCAGCGGCTGGCTGCAGGTGGCCTACGTCTTCCTCGGCGGCGCCTACGCCCTGCAGAAGGGCTATTTCGTCCGTGTCGACATGGTCTTCGAGCGGTTCTCGCCGAAGACGCAGGCGGTGATCGACCTGACGCTGTCGACCGTCCTGTTCTGCTGCTTCGCCACGGTGATGATCTGGCGCGGCTGGGATCTGGCGGTCCAGTCCTGGGACATGGCCGAAACGTCGGCCACGGGCGGCTGGAACGGCCGCGTCTGGCCAGCGAAGTTCCTGGTGCCTATCGGCGTCGCCCTGCTGGCGCTCGCCTGGTTCGCCCATCTCGTCCGTCGGGTCCAGACGGCCTTCGGTGCCGGAGACGCGTCATGA